From a single Cytophagales bacterium WSM2-2 genomic region:
- a CDS encoding DNA-binding response regulator, with protein MSNKTTCVIVDDEKLARELLTEYLEAFPDIELVGEAANGTDAVTLIDKHKPDLLFLDVQMPGMNGFDVLDDIVHEPYVVFVTAYDQYAIQAFEKNAVDYLLKPLDLERFKQGVERALKRKKTESGNIEDLLGSMRPPRVRGTYESHIFVQKSEKLFSLPVDEILHLEASGDYTIITTKGDQFVSSSGIGKLEELMNPDKFIRVHRSTIVNINYLKEIERHFNGGMVVKMQSGKSFPVSRTYAKQIRKKVV; from the coding sequence ATGAGCAACAAAACAACATGTGTAATAGTCGATGATGAAAAACTCGCGCGTGAACTTCTGACCGAATACCTCGAGGCATTTCCGGATATCGAATTAGTAGGAGAGGCAGCCAATGGTACTGACGCTGTGACCCTGATTGACAAACACAAGCCTGACTTGCTTTTCCTGGACGTTCAAATGCCTGGCATGAATGGCTTTGACGTGCTCGATGATATTGTGCATGAGCCGTATGTAGTCTTTGTCACGGCATATGATCAGTACGCGATTCAGGCTTTTGAAAAAAATGCCGTTGACTATTTACTCAAGCCTTTGGATTTGGAAAGATTTAAGCAAGGTGTAGAACGTGCATTGAAACGCAAGAAGACCGAATCAGGAAACATTGAAGATTTGCTGGGAAGTATGCGTCCACCTCGTGTCAGAGGTACATATGAGTCACATATTTTTGTTCAAAAATCTGAAAAGCTATTCAGTCTTCCTGTGGATGAAATCCTCCACCTTGAAGCTTCAGGCGACTATACCATCATCACAACCAAGGGTGACCAATTCGTAAGTTCTTCGGGTATTGGAAAATTGGAGGAGCTCATGAACCCTGATAAGTTCATTCGGGTCCACCGGTCCACCATCGTCAACATTAATTACCTGAAGGAGATCGAGAGGCACTTCAACGGAGGTATGGTGGTGAAGATGCAAAGCGGGAAGAGCTTTCCGGTCAGCCGTACTTATGCCAAGCAGATCAGGAAGAAAGTAGTGTAG
- the acrB5 gene encoding multidrug transporter AcrB, whose translation MKITEFSVKNWQFTLIIFILLLALGFNSLMNMPRGEDPETTAPSFVVIVIYPGTSPIDMEKLVVDPMEKRFNELDNIKRLVSDVNDGLATVRVDYKHEMDADEKYQEIVREVNALRGELPQDIFDIKILKFSSTDVSILQMALVSETAPYHELQKQVEALEDRLEKIKSLKKIETHGYPEQMVRVSLNIEKLAQQRIPLNAVIGALQSENANIPGGSIQMDTRRFNIKTSGEYKDINEIKNTIVFSTNGKIVYLKDVAEVESVYQDESHLVRLNGFRSVLLTAAQKDGQNIYQVGDQITPVLDQFEKELPANIKMVKNFEQAKSVQKRLSRFAKDFAIAILLVSVTLLPLGTRAALVVMISIPLSIFTGLFLLDFLGYSINQLSIVGLIVALGILVDDSIVVIENIERYLRAGKTKREASIEATKQIGLAVLGCTATLILSFLPLVFLPEQAGDFIRSLPMAVIMTVLASLFVSITIVPFLSSRLLKAHTSKEGNIFLRALKKVISGTYTKVLHWSLRHPWVTLSLALVLFVGSLMLFPVVGFSLFPKSEKPQFLINIQAPNSTSIYETDRVARYVESELKKEKDISYFTTNVGKGNPRIYYNVIARSESPNFAQFYVQLNNLTPEQKTKLIDKLREKFFYYPNAKIEVKDFEQGPPLEAPIALRLFGENLDTLRKISMDVEQILKKTAGTIYVNNPLANQQTDLRVKINKEKAGQLGVAISDIDKVVRLGVAGFNVGKFTPGEGQDEININVTLPRGKYTTYDVFDKLYINSFSGQAIPLKQLATIEFETSPNLVRHFDKGRFSTVTAFVKSGYLYENVTNEVLKKLDKFPFPQGYRYVAAGEVENKQESFGGLGTIILITVFGFIAVLVLEFGNFKSTLIVLSVIPLGIIGAISMLFITSNPMSFVAVIGLIALVGIEVKNSILLVDFTHQLRERGVPLDEAIEHAGEIRFVPIVLTSLTAIGGLIPLAIEGNPLYSPLALVIIGGLISSTLLSRLVTPVMYKLLPPKVEVIGEQPGDIPLE comes from the coding sequence ATGAAGATCACCGAATTCTCAGTTAAAAACTGGCAGTTTACCCTCATCATTTTTATTTTGTTACTGGCATTGGGTTTCAATTCCCTGATGAACATGCCGCGTGGTGAAGATCCTGAAACAACAGCGCCTTCATTTGTAGTCATTGTCATCTACCCGGGTACCAGCCCCATCGATATGGAGAAACTGGTGGTGGACCCGATGGAAAAAAGGTTCAATGAACTGGATAACATCAAGCGCCTGGTTTCTGATGTGAACGATGGTCTTGCCACTGTTCGGGTTGATTACAAACATGAAATGGATGCCGATGAAAAATACCAGGAAATTGTTCGCGAGGTCAATGCACTTCGCGGAGAGTTGCCCCAGGATATTTTTGATATCAAGATCTTAAAATTCTCTTCTACAGATGTGAGCATTTTGCAAATGGCTCTCGTCTCCGAAACGGCCCCTTATCACGAATTGCAAAAACAAGTGGAGGCACTCGAAGACCGACTTGAAAAAATAAAAAGCCTTAAGAAAATCGAAACCCACGGGTACCCGGAACAGATGGTTCGTGTTTCACTGAATATTGAAAAACTGGCGCAACAACGCATCCCTTTGAATGCGGTGATCGGGGCATTGCAAAGCGAAAATGCAAATATTCCGGGAGGAAGTATTCAGATGGATACGAGGAGATTCAATATCAAGACGAGTGGAGAATACAAGGACATCAATGAAATCAAGAATACCATTGTCTTTTCCACAAATGGAAAAATTGTATATCTGAAGGATGTAGCTGAAGTAGAAAGCGTATATCAGGATGAATCTCATCTCGTGCGCCTGAATGGGTTTCGAAGTGTGCTGCTGACGGCCGCGCAGAAAGATGGTCAGAATATTTACCAGGTAGGAGACCAGATTACACCAGTACTGGATCAGTTTGAAAAAGAACTGCCGGCTAATATTAAAATGGTGAAGAACTTTGAACAGGCGAAGAGTGTGCAGAAGCGATTGAGTCGTTTCGCTAAAGACTTTGCGATAGCCATTTTGCTGGTATCCGTAACACTTTTGCCTTTGGGTACTCGCGCAGCATTGGTGGTCATGATCTCTATTCCACTTTCGATTTTCACAGGACTATTCTTGCTTGATTTTCTCGGATACTCGATCAATCAGTTGAGTATTGTAGGTCTTATCGTGGCGCTTGGAATCCTCGTTGACGACTCGATTGTGGTCATCGAAAATATTGAGCGCTACCTTCGAGCTGGAAAAACGAAACGTGAGGCGTCCATTGAGGCAACCAAACAAATCGGCCTTGCAGTGTTGGGTTGTACCGCAACACTAATCCTTTCATTTTTGCCACTCGTGTTTCTTCCGGAGCAAGCGGGCGACTTTATCCGAAGCCTGCCTATGGCCGTGATCATGACAGTGCTTGCTTCGTTGTTCGTATCGATTACTATCGTTCCATTTTTATCAAGTCGTTTATTGAAAGCGCACACTTCCAAGGAAGGAAACATCTTCTTGCGTGCGCTGAAAAAAGTAATCAGTGGCACTTACACCAAAGTACTGCACTGGTCGTTGCGGCATCCCTGGGTGACATTAAGCCTTGCGCTTGTTTTATTTGTCGGAAGCCTTATGCTTTTCCCCGTAGTAGGATTCAGCCTGTTCCCGAAATCGGAGAAACCTCAATTCCTCATAAATATTCAGGCACCCAATAGCACTAGTATTTATGAAACCGATCGTGTGGCGCGTTATGTAGAGAGTGAGTTGAAAAAAGAAAAGGACATCTCTTACTTTACTACAAACGTAGGGAAAGGGAATCCCCGAATTTACTACAACGTCATTGCACGAAGTGAGTCACCTAATTTCGCCCAATTCTATGTACAGCTTAATAATCTGACACCAGAACAGAAAACTAAGCTGATTGACAAACTGCGCGAGAAATTCTTCTACTATCCGAATGCAAAAATTGAGGTAAAAGATTTTGAACAAGGTCCTCCGCTCGAAGCACCTATTGCATTGAGATTGTTTGGCGAAAACCTAGACACCCTCCGGAAGATTTCGATGGATGTGGAACAGATTCTCAAGAAGACCGCAGGAACAATTTATGTCAACAATCCGCTGGCAAACCAGCAAACAGATTTACGCGTAAAAATTAACAAGGAAAAAGCGGGGCAATTAGGTGTGGCCATCAGTGACATCGATAAAGTGGTGAGACTTGGTGTGGCCGGCTTTAATGTTGGAAAATTTACCCCCGGTGAAGGCCAGGATGAAATCAATATTAATGTGACTTTGCCACGAGGAAAATACACTACCTATGATGTTTTCGATAAGCTCTATATCAATTCATTCTCAGGCCAGGCTATTCCATTAAAGCAATTGGCTACCATCGAATTTGAAACCTCACCGAACCTCGTCCGTCACTTTGACAAAGGAAGATTTTCAACTGTTACAGCTTTTGTTAAGAGCGGGTACCTCTATGAGAATGTGACGAATGAAGTGTTAAAGAAACTGGACAAATTCCCATTCCCGCAAGGATACCGCTATGTTGCTGCAGGAGAAGTTGAAAACAAGCAAGAGTCTTTCGGTGGTTTGGGTACCATCATCCTGATCACGGTGTTTGGATTCATTGCCGTACTTGTACTTGAATTTGGAAACTTCAAAAGTACTTTGATTGTGTTGTCCGTTATCCCGCTCGGCATCATCGGAGCCATTTCAATGCTCTTCATCACGAGCAACCCCATGTCTTTTGTAGCTGTGATCGGATTGATTGCACTTGTTGGTATTGAGGTGAAAAACTCAATTTTATTGGTCGACTTTACACATCAGCTTCGTGAACGCGGGGTGCCACTGGATGAGGCAATCGAACATGCAGGTGAAATTCGTTTCGTTCCGATTGTGCTGACTTCACTTACTGCGATTGGCGGATTGATTCCGTTAGCGATCGAAGGAAATCCGTTGTACTCCCCCCTTGCCCTGGTGATTATCGGAGGGTTGATCAGTTCTACGTTGCTTTCACGATTGGTGACCCCCGTCATGTACAAATTGCTTCCTCCAAAAGTTGAGGTGATTGGAGAGCAACCGGGAGATATTCCATTGGAATAA